Proteins encoded by one window of Halobaculum halobium:
- a CDS encoding NADP-dependent malic enzyme yields MGLDDDAREYHRSEPPGKIEISTTKPTNTQRDLSLAYSPGVAAPCRDIDEDPDRAFEYTAKGNMVGVVSNGSAVLGLGDIGAQASKPVMEGKGVLFKRFADIDVFDIELDEDDPDEIVRSVAAMEPTFGGINLEDIKAPECFEIEERLREKMDIPVFHDDQHGTAIISGAGLINAAEIVDKDLADLDIVFSGAGASAIASAKFYVSLGADPTNITMCDSSGIITEERAAAGDVNDYKAQFASEGDGGDLADAIEGADVFVGLSVGGIVSQEMVRSMADDPVIFAMANPDPEITYDDAKKARDDTVIMGTGRSDYPNQVNNVLGFPFLFRGALDVRATDINEEMKRAAAEALAELARQDVPDAVVKAYGDQPLQFGPEYVIPKPLDPRVLFEVAPSVAEAAMESGVARTDVDIDEYAEQLEARLGKSREMMRVVLNKARSAPKRVALAEGTDEKMIRAAYQMAEQGIADPVLLGDRDTIESTTAHLGLDFDPPVVDPDEDGKADEYADRLHELRKRKGVTRSEAAELIRRDTNFFGSVMVERDDADALLTGLTHHYPSALRPPLQVIGTAEDAEYVAGVYMLTFKNRVVFCADTTVNQAPDAEVLAEVTKHTAKLARRFNVEPRAAMLSYSNFGSVDNPGTRKPREAVDLLHDDPEVDFPVDGEMQADTAVVEDILEDTYDFSTLDGPANVLVFPNLEAGNIGYKLLQRLGGAEAIGPMLVGMDQPVHVMQRGDEVKDIVNLAGVAVVDAQDEDE; encoded by the coding sequence ATGGGACTAGACGACGACGCACGGGAGTACCACCGATCCGAACCTCCCGGGAAGATCGAGATCTCGACGACGAAGCCGACGAACACGCAGCGCGACCTCTCGCTCGCGTACTCACCCGGGGTCGCGGCACCGTGCCGCGACATCGACGAAGACCCCGATCGCGCGTTCGAGTACACCGCGAAGGGGAACATGGTGGGCGTCGTGTCCAACGGGTCGGCCGTGCTCGGCCTCGGCGACATCGGCGCGCAGGCCTCAAAGCCCGTCATGGAGGGCAAGGGCGTGCTGTTCAAGCGATTCGCCGACATCGACGTCTTCGACATCGAGCTCGACGAGGACGACCCCGACGAGATCGTTCGATCGGTCGCGGCGATGGAGCCGACGTTCGGCGGGATCAACCTCGAGGACATCAAGGCGCCCGAGTGCTTCGAGATCGAGGAGCGCCTCCGGGAGAAGATGGACATCCCCGTGTTCCACGACGACCAGCACGGGACGGCGATCATCTCCGGGGCCGGCCTGATCAACGCCGCCGAGATCGTCGACAAGGATCTCGCAGACCTCGATATCGTCTTCTCGGGCGCCGGCGCGTCCGCTATCGCGAGCGCGAAGTTCTACGTCTCGCTGGGCGCGGACCCCACCAACATCACGATGTGCGACTCCTCGGGGATCATCACCGAGGAGCGCGCGGCGGCGGGCGACGTGAACGACTACAAGGCGCAGTTCGCCAGCGAGGGAGACGGGGGCGACCTTGCTGACGCGATCGAGGGCGCCGACGTGTTCGTCGGCCTCTCGGTCGGCGGGATCGTCAGCCAGGAGATGGTGCGGTCGATGGCCGACGACCCGGTCATCTTCGCGATGGCGAACCCGGACCCCGAGATCACCTACGACGACGCCAAGAAAGCGCGCGACGACACCGTCATCATGGGGACGGGGCGGTCGGATTACCCCAACCAGGTCAACAACGTCCTCGGGTTCCCGTTCCTCTTCCGCGGCGCGCTCGACGTGCGCGCGACCGACATCAACGAGGAGATGAAGCGCGCGGCCGCCGAGGCGCTCGCGGAGTTGGCTCGCCAAGACGTCCCGGACGCGGTCGTGAAGGCATACGGCGACCAGCCGCTGCAGTTCGGGCCCGAATACGTGATCCCGAAGCCACTGGACCCGCGTGTCCTCTTCGAGGTCGCCCCGTCAGTTGCCGAGGCGGCGATGGAGTCCGGCGTCGCCCGCACGGACGTCGACATCGACGAGTACGCCGAGCAGCTGGAGGCCCGCCTGGGGAAGAGCCGCGAGATGATGCGCGTCGTCCTCAACAAGGCCCGCTCGGCGCCGAAACGCGTCGCGCTCGCCGAGGGGACCGACGAAAAGATGATCCGCGCGGCCTACCAGATGGCCGAACAGGGGATCGCCGACCCCGTCCTGTTGGGCGACCGTGACACCATCGAGTCCACCACGGCGCATCTCGGCCTGGACTTCGACCCGCCGGTGGTCGACCCCGACGAGGATGGAAAGGCCGACGAATACGCCGACCGGCTCCACGAACTCCGCAAGCGCAAGGGGGTCACCCGATCGGAGGCGGCCGAACTGATCCGCCGGGACACGAACTTCTTCGGCAGCGTGATGGTCGAGCGCGACGACGCCGACGCGCTCCTCACGGGGCTGACGCACCACTACCCGAGCGCGCTTCGACCGCCGCTCCAAGTCATCGGCACCGCCGAAGACGCCGAGTACGTCGCGGGCGTATACATGCTCACGTTCAAGAACCGCGTCGTGTTCTGCGCCGACACCACGGTGAACCAGGCGCCCGACGCCGAGGTGCTCGCGGAGGTGACGAAACACACCGCGAAGCTCGCTCGCCGGTTCAACGTCGAGCCGCGCGCGGCGATGCTGTCGTACTCCAACTTCGGGTCGGTTGATAACCCCGGGACGCGGAAACCCCGCGAGGCGGTCGACCTGCTCCACGACGACCCCGAGGTCGATTTCCCGGTCGACGGGGAGATGCAGGCCGACACCGCCGTCGTCGAGGACATTCTCGAGGACACGTACGACTTCTCGACGCTCGACGGTCCCGCGAACGTGCTCGTGTTCCCGAACCTCGAAGCCGGGAACATCGGCTACAAGCTGCTCCAGCGCCTCGGCGGCGCGGAGGCGATCGGCCCGATGCTCGTCGGGATGGACCAGCCCGTCCACGTAATGCAGCGGGGAGACGAGGTCAAGGACATCGTCAACCTCGCGGGGGTCGCTGTCGTTGACGCGCAAGACGAGGACGAGTAA
- a CDS encoding DUF7544 domain-containing protein produces the protein MSWHGVDAVDDAIDVTREFLFPFSLGRWIRMVIVSLFTGGGGAGGQVASNAGNLGARLAGAGGFSGPSGGASAVAALLVAIPALSFGAASLGDPTLQLGGVPQAGAVGLVGIVLAVVVVAVALLAILLSPVFEFVLVDAIARDDLRLLRDIGTHLTNGLRLLGFRIGLAAAFIIPPAAIITALVLSGTSAESLAGRPLVIAAVALVAIGYVIVYAFVDRFTVEFVVPAMVADGGGVIDGWRRVWPRLRSQPGQTLVYIVMHLLVGIGLSIVSFVLFLVGALVIGLLAAGIGFAVGTVTSGAATTDLGISLGVLAGLVVGVPLLVILVLLPIQVLTLTYRRSYELAALGRFGESLDLIGRYRDDGESGDVAAELRGGDDGPDAGTQSVDSEATADSDDEEFGGFVPASSEVAAESDAGDDEAGDAASDPIGTDRDAPADDDGTFRDRDGADSNNPDSDERS, from the coding sequence ATGAGTTGGCACGGCGTCGACGCGGTCGACGACGCGATCGACGTGACCCGCGAGTTCCTCTTTCCCTTCAGCCTCGGACGATGGATCAGAATGGTGATCGTGAGCCTCTTCACCGGCGGCGGCGGCGCCGGCGGACAGGTCGCGAGCAACGCCGGCAACCTCGGCGCTCGTCTCGCCGGAGCCGGCGGGTTCTCCGGGCCGTCCGGCGGGGCGAGCGCGGTTGCGGCGCTGTTGGTCGCGATACCGGCTCTCTCGTTCGGGGCGGCCTCCCTCGGCGATCCCACTCTCCAACTCGGCGGGGTCCCCCAGGCGGGCGCGGTCGGCCTGGTGGGGATTGTCCTCGCCGTCGTGGTCGTCGCGGTCGCGCTGCTGGCAATATTGCTGTCACCGGTGTTCGAGTTCGTGCTCGTCGACGCCATCGCGCGCGACGACCTCCGACTCCTGCGGGACATCGGTACCCACCTGACGAACGGGCTCCGACTGCTCGGCTTCCGGATCGGACTCGCGGCGGCGTTCATCATTCCGCCCGCCGCGATTATTACGGCGCTCGTCCTGAGCGGAACGAGCGCGGAGTCGCTGGCGGGTCGCCCGCTCGTCATCGCTGCTGTGGCGCTCGTCGCGATCGGCTACGTGATCGTCTACGCGTTTGTCGACCGCTTCACCGTCGAGTTCGTCGTCCCGGCGATGGTCGCCGACGGCGGCGGTGTCATCGACGGCTGGCGCCGCGTGTGGCCGCGGTTGCGGAGCCAGCCCGGACAGACACTCGTCTATATCGTGATGCACCTGCTCGTCGGGATCGGCCTCTCGATCGTCTCGTTCGTGCTGTTTCTCGTCGGCGCGCTCGTCATCGGCCTCCTCGCCGCCGGGATCGGGTTCGCGGTGGGGACGGTCACCAGCGGCGCCGCGACGACGGATCTGGGGATCAGCCTCGGCGTCCTCGCCGGACTCGTCGTCGGGGTTCCACTGCTCGTCATCCTCGTTCTGCTTCCGATCCAGGTGCTCACGCTCACGTACCGGCGGTCGTACGAGCTCGCCGCCCTCGGTCGGTTCGGGGAGAGCCTCGACCTCATCGGACGCTACCGCGACGACGGCGAAAGCGGCGACGTCGCGGCCGAACTCCGCGGGGGAGACGACGGGCCCGACGCCGGCACACAGTCGGTCGACTCCGAGGCGACGGCCGACAGTGACGACGAGGAGTTCGGCGGATTCGTCCCGGCGTCGTCCGAGGTGGCAGCGGAATCGGACGCCGGCGACGACGAGGCCGGCGACGCCGCTAGCGACCCGATCGGCACCGACCGCGACGCTCCGGCGGACGACGACGGAACGTTCCGCGACCGCGACGGCGCCGACTCGAACAATCCCGATTCCGACGAGCGAAGCTAA
- a CDS encoding M24 family metallopeptidase, with protein sequence MVDIDEREERLERFLAAEGYEAVWFAQPNAFAWLTGGDNWVDASADVGDAAAGYLGDGEWTVVTNNIEAERIAAEELPAELSMSVAADDWHEASLGESVAARSPTPAAADFDVPGLDSLDPTRLRVRLADDDLAAYRTLGKEVALAVETVCRELQPGDTEHEVAAGLRISLAGRNIDAPVVLVGGSDRAPEYRHPTPTDAALGDYALVIVTARRGGLHASCTRTVAFDPPEWLDERHRAAQRVETRALAATREAAGRDGGTAGDVFAAIRDAYAESGHEGEWRKHHQGGATGYAGREWFATPNSDAPIASEAAYAWNPTVCGAKSEDTAYVTADAVEVLTDSGRWPTDTVEAGGLTVERPAIREQ encoded by the coding sequence ATGGTCGACATCGACGAGCGCGAGGAGCGGTTGGAACGGTTTCTCGCCGCGGAGGGGTACGAGGCGGTCTGGTTCGCGCAACCGAACGCGTTCGCGTGGCTCACCGGCGGCGACAACTGGGTCGACGCGAGCGCCGACGTCGGCGACGCCGCCGCCGGCTACCTCGGCGACGGCGAGTGGACGGTCGTCACGAACAACATCGAGGCCGAGCGGATCGCTGCCGAAGAGCTCCCCGCGGAACTGTCGATGTCTGTCGCCGCCGACGACTGGCACGAGGCGTCTCTGGGCGAGTCGGTCGCCGCCCGTTCGCCGACGCCGGCGGCCGCGGACTTCGACGTGCCCGGGCTCGACTCGCTCGACCCGACCCGGCTCCGGGTGCGCCTCGCAGACGACGATCTCGCTGCCTACCGCACCCTCGGCAAGGAGGTAGCGCTCGCCGTCGAGACGGTGTGCCGTGAACTCCAGCCCGGCGACACCGAACACGAGGTCGCCGCGGGCCTCCGAATTTCGCTGGCCGGCCGGAACATCGACGCACCGGTCGTCCTCGTCGGTGGGAGCGACCGTGCGCCCGAGTACCGTCATCCGACGCCGACGGACGCCGCGCTCGGGGACTACGCACTCGTCATCGTCACCGCGCGGCGGGGCGGCCTCCACGCCTCCTGCACCCGGACCGTCGCGTTCGACCCGCCCGAGTGGCTCGACGAGCGCCACCGCGCGGCCCAGCGCGTCGAGACCCGGGCGCTGGCGGCGACGCGGGAAGCCGCCGGCCGCGACGGCGGCACCGCCGGAGACGTGTTCGCGGCGATCCGCGACGCCTACGCCGAGTCCGGCCACGAGGGCGAGTGGCGAAAACACCACCAAGGCGGCGCGACGGGGTACGCCGGCCGCGAGTGGTTCGCGACGCCGAACAGCGACGCACCGATCGCGAGCGAGGCCGCATACGCGTGGAACCCGACCGTCTGTGGCGCGAAAAGCGAGGATACCGCCTACGTCACTGCCGACGCCGTCGAGGTGCTCACCGACTCTGGACGATGGCCGACCGACACCGTCGAGGCGGGCGGACTCACAGTGGAGCGACCCGCGATCAGAGAGCAGTAG
- a CDS encoding succinylglutamate desuccinylase/aspartoacylase family protein: MTTLGSASVPPGEFDTGRLEVGETRDGSPVGLPVAVLNGADDGKTLYVQAVSDGDELNGLGVINRLVPQLDPDEIAGQILFVGIVNYHAFQVAEHRNPIDDTKMNRAYPGDANGTSSERIAAATFEAAKRADLIVDLHQGRTSRMINETRVRCGPRHRLHRECLELAKVFGTGYVLDQKGPDGQLARAAPDKGIPTIDPELGGAVGWDEESIQVGLEGMFRVLRYYGFLDGDVEREVQTRASGFDQYGSPAGGLVTFEKSLGERVNRGEALFEVTDAFGSLKGRVTADNDGVFWRSRRLPQVATGEYVCSVGTDIDEF, translated from the coding sequence ATGACGACGCTCGGGAGCGCGAGTGTGCCCCCCGGCGAGTTCGACACCGGCCGGCTCGAAGTGGGTGAGACCCGAGACGGGTCGCCCGTCGGCCTCCCGGTCGCGGTGCTGAACGGTGCGGACGACGGAAAGACGCTGTACGTGCAAGCAGTCAGCGACGGGGATGAGTTGAACGGACTCGGCGTGATCAACCGACTCGTCCCGCAGCTCGATCCCGACGAGATCGCGGGGCAGATCCTCTTCGTCGGGATCGTGAACTACCACGCATTCCAGGTCGCCGAGCACCGGAATCCGATTGACGACACGAAGATGAACCGGGCGTACCCCGGCGACGCCAACGGCACCTCCTCCGAACGCATCGCTGCCGCGACGTTCGAGGCGGCAAAGCGCGCCGACCTCATCGTCGACCTCCACCAGGGGCGTACCTCTCGGATGATCAACGAGACGCGCGTGCGCTGTGGCCCCCGCCACCGACTCCACCGGGAGTGTCTCGAACTCGCGAAGGTGTTCGGCACCGGCTACGTCCTCGACCAGAAGGGCCCCGACGGTCAGCTCGCGCGGGCAGCCCCTGACAAGGGCATCCCGACGATCGACCCCGAACTCGGCGGTGCGGTCGGGTGGGACGAGGAGTCCATCCAGGTCGGGCTGGAGGGAATGTTCCGCGTTCTGCGCTACTACGGATTTCTCGACGGCGACGTGGAGCGCGAGGTCCAGACCCGAGCCTCCGGCTTCGACCAGTACGGCTCGCCCGCGGGCGGACTCGTCACCTTCGAAAAGTCTCTCGGCGAGCGCGTCAACCGCGGCGAGGCGCTGTTCGAGGTGACCGACGCGTTCGGCTCGCTCAAAGGACGCGTGACCGCCGACAACGACGGGGTGTTCTGGCGCTCCCGGCGCCTCCCGCAGGTGGCGACCGGCGAGTACGTCTGCTCGGTCGGGACGGATATCGACGAGTTCTGA
- a CDS encoding pyridoxal-phosphate dependent enzyme has translation MTVPSLRCADCGATYADRWRCECGHPLDYESPPLPDGPAPDPAAFDSRAGLWSFGEFLPESPLVTLGEGTTPLVDADEWDAQFKLEYVFPTGSFKDRGATTTVSRAAALGVDTLVEDSSGNAGAAIATYAARAGIDAEIYVPASVKDTKLRAIRRAGATPVKTEGPRQATTDACVGAVEAGAGWYASHAWNPAFFAGTATVAYETALQRDWTAPDAVVLPLGHGTLFLGAYRGFRALREAGWIDDLPRLLGAQAAGSAPFVEALHGARAAAGDNDAADGIQIPKPVRRDQILDAIGDTDGDAIAIGRDAVEAELADLHARGFYVEPTCAVAPAALRAYRERGVLTGDEDVVVPLTGSGLKT, from the coding sequence ATGACCGTTCCGTCGCTCCGGTGTGCGGACTGTGGCGCCACCTACGCCGACCGCTGGCGCTGCGAGTGCGGGCACCCGCTCGACTACGAATCGCCGCCGCTCCCCGACGGCCCCGCCCCCGATCCGGCCGCCTTCGACTCACGAGCGGGGCTGTGGTCGTTCGGTGAGTTCCTCCCCGAGTCCCCGCTCGTCACGCTCGGCGAGGGGACGACGCCGCTCGTCGACGCCGACGAGTGGGACGCGCAGTTCAAGTTGGAGTACGTGTTTCCCACCGGGTCGTTCAAGGACCGCGGCGCGACGACGACCGTCTCCCGGGCTGCTGCGCTCGGCGTCGACACGCTCGTCGAAGACTCCTCAGGCAACGCCGGCGCCGCGATCGCGACGTACGCCGCCCGCGCGGGCATCGACGCCGAGATCTACGTCCCGGCGTCGGTCAAGGACACCAAACTGCGGGCGATCCGGCGCGCCGGCGCGACGCCCGTGAAGACCGAGGGACCGCGGCAGGCCACGACGGACGCGTGCGTCGGCGCCGTCGAGGCGGGCGCCGGCTGGTACGCCAGCCACGCGTGGAACCCCGCGTTCTTCGCGGGAACCGCGACGGTCGCCTACGAGACGGCGCTCCAGCGCGACTGGACCGCCCCAGACGCCGTAGTGCTCCCGCTGGGCCACGGGACGCTCTTCCTCGGCGCCTACCGCGGCTTTCGCGCGCTGCGAGAGGCGGGCTGGATCGACGATCTGCCCCGGCTGCTGGGCGCGCAGGCGGCCGGCTCCGCGCCGTTCGTTGAGGCGCTCCACGGCGCCCGCGCGGCCGCCGGCGACAACGACGCTGCCGACGGCATCCAGATTCCGAAGCCAGTGCGTCGCGACCAGATCCTCGACGCGATCGGCGACACCGACGGCGACGCTATCGCGATCGGGCGCGACGCCGTCGAGGCCGAACTCGCCGACCTCCACGCCCGCGGCTTCTACGTCGAACCGACCTGCGCGGTCGCCCCCGCGGCGCTCCGAGCGTACCGCGAGCGGGGCGTCCTCACCGGCGACGAGGACGTAGTCGTCCCGCTGACCGGGAGCGGGCTGAAGACGTGA
- a CDS encoding NUDIX hydrolase, which yields MITVPGDYCPLCGTELDRVDLEGRERRRCPDCDRVVWRNSKPVAGVVVRHGDEVLLGRRDVDPHRGLWGVPGGNLEHDEHPADGAARELREETGVDVDPADLTLFTVDHTRDQPRTGDSPSRSVVGIRFVVDRRAVDGEPTARDETTAARFDTLDSFRDDGGISPWDRDLLAAVLER from the coding sequence GTGATCACGGTTCCCGGCGACTACTGTCCGCTGTGCGGCACAGAACTCGACCGAGTCGATCTGGAGGGCCGCGAACGCAGGCGGTGTCCCGACTGCGACCGCGTCGTCTGGCGCAACAGCAAGCCGGTCGCGGGCGTGGTCGTCCGCCACGGCGACGAGGTGCTGCTCGGGAGGCGCGACGTTGACCCCCACCGGGGACTGTGGGGCGTCCCCGGCGGCAACCTCGAACACGACGAGCACCCCGCCGACGGCGCCGCGCGCGAACTCCGCGAGGAGACGGGCGTCGACGTCGATCCGGCGGACCTGACGCTGTTCACCGTGGACCACACGAGGGACCAGCCCCGGACGGGTGACTCCCCGAGCCGGTCGGTCGTCGGGATCCGGTTCGTGGTCGACCGTCGCGCGGTCGACGGAGAGCCGACCGCCCGCGACGAGACGACCGCCGCGCGGTTCGACACGCTCGACTCGTTCCGCGACGACGGCGGGATCAGCCCGTGGGACCGCGACCTGTTGGCCGCGGTGCTGGAGCGGTGA
- a CDS encoding tRNA(Ile)(2)-agmatinylcytidine synthase, translated as MTVLGIDDTDSRTAGMCSTYLAALVAEGIEDAGDAVQRRLLIRLNPAVEHKTRGNAALALHTDASPEAALSIASDLIEEYAVDDDPRTSPGVVVADCEPGTVPGRVAAFARDAVREFHDLGDALALADEVGFDHRGWGYQGDAGGDTAIGDDGEAGQDQSADSATGRGRIGALAAVGAWRAFDDWTYERISYREFNRCGTPRIVDEASVFAAAEAGYPAVWDTVDRVEREAVCVPNAPGPILHGIRGDDPEEVARVATDIDSEPVERTATFLTNQGTDAHHRESPPGGLRALRDGRAYRVDAAVATPPETRRGGHVFFGVTAPDGDPTGDASASDIALECVAFEPTKRFRERVRDLRVGDRLTLCGEVGNGTLKLEKFAVRDLVETRRAVPSCPDCGRSMKSAGAGQGYRCRDCGTSEPGTVPEPVRRDLERGWYEVPPCARRHISKPLVRGGFDAPTHPER; from the coding sequence GTGACGGTCCTCGGCATCGACGACACCGACTCGCGAACCGCGGGGATGTGCAGCACGTACCTCGCCGCGCTCGTCGCCGAGGGCATCGAAGACGCCGGCGACGCCGTACAGCGACGACTCCTGATCCGACTCAACCCCGCCGTCGAGCACAAGACGCGGGGGAACGCCGCGCTCGCGCTCCACACCGACGCGAGCCCCGAAGCCGCGCTGTCGATCGCGAGCGATCTGATCGAGGAGTACGCCGTCGACGACGATCCGCGCACGTCTCCCGGCGTGGTCGTCGCCGACTGCGAGCCGGGAACCGTACCGGGTCGGGTCGCCGCGTTCGCCCGCGACGCAGTCAGGGAGTTCCACGACCTCGGCGACGCGCTCGCGCTCGCCGACGAAGTCGGCTTCGACCACCGGGGGTGGGGGTACCAGGGCGACGCTGGGGGCGACACGGCTATCGGTGACGACGGTGAGGCCGGGCAGGACCAAAGCGCTGACAGCGCGACCGGCCGCGGCCGGATCGGCGCGCTCGCGGCCGTCGGGGCGTGGCGGGCGTTCGACGACTGGACCTACGAACGCATCTCCTACCGGGAGTTCAACCGGTGCGGCACGCCGCGAATCGTCGATGAGGCGAGCGTGTTCGCGGCGGCCGAGGCCGGCTACCCGGCGGTCTGGGACACCGTCGACCGGGTCGAGCGCGAGGCTGTGTGCGTCCCGAACGCGCCGGGGCCCATCCTCCACGGGATCCGCGGCGACGACCCCGAGGAGGTGGCCCGCGTCGCCACCGATATCGACTCCGAGCCGGTGGAGCGGACCGCGACCTTCCTCACGAACCAGGGGACGGACGCGCACCACCGCGAGAGTCCGCCCGGCGGGCTCCGCGCGCTACGCGACGGGCGCGCCTACCGCGTCGACGCCGCGGTCGCGACGCCGCCGGAGACCCGCCGGGGCGGCCACGTGTTCTTCGGTGTGACGGCCCCCGACGGCGACCCCACCGGCGACGCCAGCGCCAGCGACATCGCCCTGGAGTGCGTCGCTTTCGAGCCCACCAAGCGCTTCCGCGAGCGCGTCCGCGACCTCCGGGTCGGCGATCGACTCACCCTCTGTGGCGAGGTGGGTAACGGGACGCTGAAGCTGGAGAAGTTCGCCGTCCGCGACCTCGTCGAGACGCGGCGGGCGGTGCCGTCGTGTCCCGACTGCGGACGATCGATGAAATCGGCCGGCGCCGGTCAGGGCTACCGCTGTCGCGACTGCGGCACGAGCGAACCGGGGACGGTCCCGGAACCGGTCCGTCGCGACCTCGAACGAGGGTGGTACGAGGTGCCGCCGTGCGCGCGCCGGCACATCAGCAAGCCCCTCGTGCGGGGCGGCTTCGACGCGCCGACGCACCCCGAGCGGTGA
- a CDS encoding PAS domain-containing protein: MQQALSRRRAEREREAARRSLAAKEATLESLFESTPSPTVVVDSAAPRTPVSQVNPAFTRLFDVDPDRAIGAPVDDVAPVVGGEGIDDLTTSADRRREELTVRTAAGEREFLVTVVATVGGGKERYVLFTDIHEQKRVQQSLEGLHSATRAIMVADSVAEVEALALSAAGDVLGFPHNGTRRYDPATDRLVPSETTAAAEDHYERPRTAYERGDPDAAHAWQAFDEEEPVTVSSRSDLQRENVASKVYLPVGEWGVITLSDPDRDGIDETEARLGSILATNTAARISMLSSGGS; encoded by the coding sequence GTGCAACAGGCGCTGTCTCGTCGTCGCGCCGAGCGCGAGCGCGAGGCGGCGCGACGCTCGCTCGCCGCCAAGGAGGCGACCCTCGAATCGCTGTTCGAGTCGACGCCGTCGCCGACCGTCGTCGTGGACTCCGCAGCCCCGAGGACGCCGGTGAGTCAGGTCAACCCGGCGTTCACGCGGCTGTTCGACGTCGACCCGGACCGGGCGATCGGCGCCCCCGTCGACGACGTCGCTCCCGTCGTCGGCGGCGAGGGGATCGACGACCTCACCACCAGCGCGGACCGGCGTCGCGAGGAACTCACGGTTCGGACCGCCGCCGGCGAGCGGGAGTTCCTCGTCACTGTCGTTGCCACTGTCGGCGGCGGCAAGGAACGCTACGTGCTGTTCACCGACATTCACGAACAAAAGCGCGTTCAGCAGTCCCTCGAGGGACTCCACAGCGCGACGCGGGCGATCATGGTCGCAGACAGCGTCGCGGAGGTCGAAGCGCTCGCGCTCTCGGCGGCCGGAGACGTGCTCGGCTTCCCGCACAACGGGACCCGTCGCTACGATCCGGCGACCGACAGGCTCGTGCCGAGCGAAACGACGGCCGCCGCCGAGGACCACTACGAGCGCCCTCGGACCGCGTACGAGCGCGGCGACCCGGACGCGGCCCACGCGTGGCAGGCGTTCGACGAGGAGGAACCGGTGACGGTCTCCAGCCGGTCGGATCTGCAACGTGAGAACGTCGCGAGCAAAGTGTACCTTCCGGTGGGCGAGTGGGGAGTGATCACCCTCTCGGATCCCGATCGCGACGGGATCGACGAGACCGAGGCGCGCCTCGGGAGCATCCTGGCGACGAACACGGCGGCGAGGATATCGATGCTCAGTTCCGGGGGGTCGTGA
- a CDS encoding glutathione S-transferase N-terminal domain-containing protein: protein MSELVLYELEGCPYCAKVTNKLAELGLEYDSIMVPGSHAERTEVKEVSGQTGVPVLVDEAHGVEGMPESDDIVQYLEETYGDGAGA, encoded by the coding sequence ATGTCTGAACTCGTTCTGTACGAACTCGAAGGCTGCCCCTACTGCGCGAAAGTGACGAACAAGCTGGCCGAGTTGGGGCTCGAATACGACTCGATCATGGTGCCCGGGTCGCACGCCGAGCGCACCGAAGTGAAGGAGGTGTCCGGCCAGACCGGCGTGCCGGTCCTCGTCGACGAGGCGCACGGCGTCGAGGGGATGCCCGAGTCAGACGACATCGTCCAGTACCTCGAAGAGACGTACGGCGACGGCGCGGGCGCGTAA